The DNA window TTTAAAAACGTCTCTAAACATTTTGGCCAAACCAAAGTGCTGCATGATATCGACCTGAAGATTAACCAGGGCGAAGTCGTCGTCATCATCGGGCCTTCAGGTTCGGGGAAATCCACCCTGCTGCGCTGCATTAACAAGCTGGAAGAGATCACCAGCGGCGATCTGATCGTCGATGGGCTAAAAGTGAACGATCCGAAAGTGGATGAGCGCCTGATCCGCCAGGAAGCCGGCATGGTTTTCCAGCAGTTTTATCTGTTCCCACAGCTGACCGCGCTGGAAAACGTCGCCTTTGGCCCTATCCGCGTGCGCGGCATCAAAAAGGCCGAAGCGGAGAAGCAGGCGCGCGAGCTGCTGGCAAAAGTCGGGCTGGAGGAGCGGGCTCACCACTACCCTGGCGAGCTTTCCGGCGGCCAGCAACAGCGCGTGGCCATCGCCCGTGCGCTGGCGGTAAAACCGAAGATGATGCTGTTCGATGAGCCCACCTCCGCCCTCGATCCGGAACTGCGCCATGAGGTGCTGAAGGTAATGCAGGATCTGGCGGAAGAAGGCATGACCATGGTGATCGTCACCCACGAAGTCGGCTTTGCCGAAAAGGTGGCTTCGCGCCTGATCTTTATTGATAAGGGCCGCATTGCACAAGACGGGGAACCGCATGCCCTGATCAACAATCCGCCCAGCCCGCGCCTGCGCGAATTCCTGCAGCACGTTTCCTGATCGCTTCTGCTCTGGCGGGCGCACTGCGCCCGCTATCTTGATTCCCACGCACCGCTGGTCAATTCCCTACTATAATGGGTGTTTTTTGCTTTACCCCGTTTCCTGGGCACGACAAAGAGAGGAACAATGCCGCCTAACGCATACGCCCGATTAGCCACCTGTCTGCGCCAATGCCGCTTTCTGTTATTACTGCCGCTGTTGTTTTGGTTCACCCCTCCTGCCTTCGCCGCCGCTGCGGCAGACCAACAGAAAGCGTCTTATGCCACGTTAGCCCACCTGCTGGAAGACGATCAGGCGCGGGCCAACCTGATTGCCCAGCTAAAGCAAGCGGCGGGTGAAGCGCCCGCGCAACAACAAACCGCCCCGCCGCCGGCCTTGAGTGATGGCCTTGGCGATCTGGTACAAAGCGCGTTTGATAGCGTTACCCACAAACTGGCAACGCTGCAAAAAACCATTGATTCCGGCCCGAAGCGCGCGTTCCATCGCGACAACTTTCTGCGCGCGCTGGGCTATTTCCTGCTCACGGCGGCGGTCACATTTGCCTTTTTCCATCTGATCCGGCGCCTGGTTAGCCCACTGTACCGGCGGATGGGCGACTGGGGCCACCACGTTAAGCACCGCCAGCAGGGGCCGTGGTACAAGCTCCCGGCGGCGATTATCGGCGCGTTTGTGATTGATCTGCTGATTCTGCTGATGGCGCTGGCCGCAGGCAATCTGTTCGCCCAACACATGAATGCCGGCAGCGCCGTGATCACCCGCCAACAAACGCTGTTTCTTAACGCCTTCGCGGTGATTGAGTTTTTCAAAGCCGTGCTGCGGCTGATTTTTTCCCCACGCTTCAGCTACCTGCGCCCGTTCCCGTTTAGCGATGAGACAGCCCGTTACTGGAATACACGGCTGGCCTGGCTAAGCGGCCTGATCGGCTATGGGCTGATGGTGGTGGTGCCGATTATCGCCACCCAAATAAGCTACGCGGCAGCAGCGCTCACCAACCTGGCCATCATGCTCACGCTAACGCTGTATGCTTTTGGCCTGATCCTGCATAACCGCAAGCCTATTCAGCACCAAATCAACCTGCTGGCGGAACGCTCGATGACCTTCTTCAGCGTGTTTCTGCGTGGGCTGGGGCACGTCTGGCATTTGCTGGCCATGGCCTATTTCCTGGTGCTGTTCGTGCTGTCACAGTTTGATCTTGGCAACAGCCTGCGCTTTATGATGACCGCCACGGTGAAAAGCCTGCTGGTGATCGGCGCGGGGGCGCTGCTTTCCGGTATGCTGACCCGTTGGATTTTCCGCCGCATCACGCTGCCCGACGATGTTAACCGCCGTTATCCGATGCTGGAACGGCGCATCAATGCCTATATTCCCAACGGGCTGAAAATTTTGCGGGTAATAGTGGTGGCTGCAGTGACGCTGTTTTTACTCGACGCCTGGCATATCCTCAATCTGTACCAGTGGGCAGGCAGTGACATCGGTGGGCGTGTAATTAGCGGGCTGCTGCATATCTTACTGATCGTGGCCATCGCCGTTGTCAGTTGGACCCTGATGGCCAGCGTGATCGAGCACCGCTTGGCGCTGGAGGTGAGCAACAGCGTGCACCCAAGCGCGCGCGAACGCACCTTGCTGACGCTGTTTCGCAACGTCCTGGCCATCGTAATCAGCACCATCACCATCATGATCGTGCTGTCGCAGGTGGGCATCAACATCGCGCCATTGCTGGCCGGGGCCGGGGCGCTTGGCCTGGCCATCAGCTTCGGCGCGCAGACGCTGGTGAAGGATGTGATCACCGGTGTGTTTATTCAGTTTGAGAA is part of the Gibbsiella quercinecans genome and encodes:
- the glnQ gene encoding glutamine ABC transporter ATP-binding protein GlnQ; amino-acid sequence: MIEFKNVSKHFGQTKVLHDIDLKINQGEVVVIIGPSGSGKSTLLRCINKLEEITSGDLIVDGLKVNDPKVDERLIRQEAGMVFQQFYLFPQLTALENVAFGPIRVRGIKKAEAEKQARELLAKVGLEERAHHYPGELSGGQQQRVAIARALAVKPKMMLFDEPTSALDPELRHEVLKVMQDLAEEGMTMVIVTHEVGFAEKVASRLIFIDKGRIAQDGEPHALINNPPSPRLREFLQHVS
- the ybiO gene encoding mechanosensitive channel protein, which codes for MPPNAYARLATCLRQCRFLLLLPLLFWFTPPAFAAAAADQQKASYATLAHLLEDDQARANLIAQLKQAAGEAPAQQQTAPPPALSDGLGDLVQSAFDSVTHKLATLQKTIDSGPKRAFHRDNFLRALGYFLLTAAVTFAFFHLIRRLVSPLYRRMGDWGHHVKHRQQGPWYKLPAAIIGAFVIDLLILLMALAAGNLFAQHMNAGSAVITRQQTLFLNAFAVIEFFKAVLRLIFSPRFSYLRPFPFSDETARYWNTRLAWLSGLIGYGLMVVVPIIATQISYAAAALTNLAIMLTLTLYAFGLILHNRKPIQHQINLLAERSMTFFSVFLRGLGHVWHLLAMAYFLVLFVLSQFDLGNSLRFMMTATVKSLLVIGAGALLSGMLTRWIFRRITLPDDVNRRYPMLERRINAYIPNGLKILRVIVVAAVTLFLLDAWHILNLYQWAGSDIGGRVISGLLHILLIVAIAVVSWTLMASVIEHRLALEVSNSVHPSARERTLLTLFRNVLAIVISTITIMIVLSQVGINIAPLLAGAGALGLAISFGAQTLVKDVITGVFIQFENGMNSGEYVTVSGITGTVERMTIRSIGLRDDYGVYHIVPYSSITTLANYAREFGIYRAEYTVSRDEDIDHVTEVLQQAVAALQHDDGVRAFLIGEPAFSGVVALADRSFTIRITVRTQALKQWAVQYALDRLVKIHFEQAGIAMPQQAVQLSYASQKDAAAGERPEGDDEQEQHKR